tattatatttatattaatatataaataaaacatggttttcttaaatatatacatgcctgtgtttatatttatatatctataataaatgtacacactcatatattatgttaacaactacttttattttggatgtcaTTAATGGTTTGACCGCACTACTTCACTCTAGTGGTTTCTGTGATTCATTAAGAAAGTTCTAGCTGTAAGCTTCAGTCTTGTGACAGAGATTTCACATGTCTATGAGCATAAGATTGAAACATATATGTAGTTACAGAGGGAAGTACAATTTTCCTTTGGTTTTAATCAAATTGGGCAGTTGTCCTACAAaggtaatttaaatgttaatgttaaataaaatctgttttatcaaacatttttacttttgagtattatattatattactttagtatttttttagaccatgatCAAAAGAGCGTGAAGAGAGCTGTGTAATATCTTGGCCTCAAATCTCACCAAACCTGTTACGGTCTCTTCTTCATGCCGTGCTCTCTTTCTCCACACAGGTTCATGTGTGCGCAGTTAAACAACCCCGTTTTGGAGAGCATCAGTATCATCGATACTCCAGGCATCCTGTCAGGGGAAAAACAGAGGATCAGCAGAGGTCAGCAGCCTTCGGTGCTTTCTGCTCATCTTCTTTTTGTATTActttaaaatggtaataaaaataattaattagaatatgtaaaatatcaaacatttattttaattaataatacattgataacatttattttttctgttatatttttgttttcggtttattttgttttatacacCTTCGTATCTCAAATTttgagatttaaatttttttgattgATCATTTCTTTCTTCAAGGAATACTTTTCCATTtatcaattaatgcattttagTACTTTTTCTTCTTTGCCACTTCACTTTcctttcacaaataattatagtACATATTAAATGCACTCTCTCCTTTATTTTGTGTCATGTCTGTAGAAAACTATTAGCCGATGCATTTTAGCATAATAATACATAAGTTCGTTCCATGCAAATCTTTGGAGTCTGACTTTTTATTGTGAACTTGTGTAAATTTAAGTTTGTTTTCTTTGCTATGAAAAGCAAGTAAAACAAGTCTGACTACCTTTTCTGCTCACTCTTCTGTTTAAAATCTTAATTGGATTTTCTGTAATAcaggaaatattgaaatatatttttctccaCTAATAGTCATTTATGCTGTACTTCATTAAATGCAGATGAAACAAAAACAGGATGTCAAAGCTGCTCAGACAAGTTTGTTCACTGTGCATAAATCCCCAATCTAAGAGCCACCTCTGACCTAATTTTAATGTTGGTAGGAATAAAACCATTGTGCCAAAATAATCCTGACCACATTGTTCCCAGTTCCCTCTTTTAATACCACTGAAAAGGTTTTGTGGGTGGGGATGCGTCATCATATGACTGGCAGAGTTTACTTGTGTTTGAGTTATACAATATTTCACACAGTCACTATCTGATAGTAGTATGCTTGAACTCCATTCTCATTCATCTGTGAACAGGAAGAATCAGAAGGAAATGTTGAGTTGGCCCTTATGTCAATTCAGTGCAGACTACGACTGTAGATACAGATGGCAACATCACAAAGAGACAGCCGTTAAGAAACCGAAATCTGGCATTGTTACAGGATATGGCTCAAGAAGTCATGTGACCCTTTTTTCCTTCTGGGGCCTGTTGAGCCAGTAACCAGATGCTGAGATCAAGGTGCCCTGCATACCATGGACACATAGCCGTCATTCTACAGACCCAGAGGCGTCCTCGCCACCCGTCCCAGCAGAGACACAGCAGACTGTGCCACAGTTGTGTCTGTGTGGGATTAAGCATGAAAGCCCATTTGAGCGTTTCTCTCTGACTGCAGCTCAAACAGTCTTTGTTCTCCATGTGTAGCTGTGGTTAGTTCTTGTGATGTCATTGGGTCTCTTGCATTTACTATTGTAACTGAAGTTTATCCATGTGGGAAGGTGTGTTTACGGCAAATGGCTGGAAATAAGATCATGAGGTGGCTTCCAGTTTAAAATGTGGAACTAAAAGTTCCTGTGTGGTACAGGGTCATGTGAGATTTTGCTCAGAAAGTGTTATCCCAGAAGCACCTCTCAATGacctttttgatttttttgatttttttctttttgaacttCATAAATGTTTTCCTGGGTCAGAACTATCATGTGTTTTCAATAAGAGGGAGTGTTTAGATGTTCAATGCAGCAttcaaaaactatttattttgtgatacaaaaaaaagtgtatttctatttgaatttatttcaaatattagaactaaaataaaatatctaataatttaaaataaatgtataaagtaaataaatgtaccTGATTGTGCTAAAAATGTTGTactggattattattataattttttcatttatttataagcCTCATAtccatacaatattttatttctttatagttATTACAGCTTTATAACAGGTTACAAGTTACGGTAACCTTGTTTTTTTCTCCTGCATATAGTTTTCCCATAAATGTCTTGATGTAatctttctttttaaatgcagcttttaaAAACAACCATTTATGTTACAATGATTGTAGGttaaattagtatttatttatttttttggtaaatgttAGAATGAAATATAAcaggttaaaataaatataataaattaattgaatttcattttcttcatttaaaatttttaaatacaatattttatataaatctcATATTTGtaccatgtgtatttattttatattttatattctaattttgGTTAATAGTTCCTTTGATGTAAATCTTTGGAGTTTACTCTTCGCTTTAACCCTAAGTTGTAATTGTGTTCATTTGTCCCTTCTGCTTGTAGTTTTTCATAAATGCCCAAATACCACAATttatatcatgattttttttcctaaaaagtttttttttttccctatggTTATTACCTAGCCAGTACCACCACAGGTACTCTACTGGAAATAAATAGATGCCTTTCAATTCCTCTACACCGGGGACTTCACAGGCAGCAGATCTCTTTTCTATGAATACATGGCTTTATAGTTgctgtttacagttttctgaattcACTGAGATCAGATGACAGGTCTCTAATCAAATCCATTATCCCTGACCTCCTTTTCTAAAATAAAGCACGTTGCATGCAGCCCTGCTGTCTTCCTCTTTCCAGAGCTTTGTTTTAGAGCCAAGTCTAATGCAAGTCTTTCTCACTTCTCTCAATTGCAGGCTATGACTTTGCAGCAGTTCTTGAGTGGTTTGCAGAACGAGTGGACCGAATCATCTTGCTCTTCGACGCCCACAAGCTGGACATTTCTGATGAGTTCTCAGAGGTGATCAAGGCCCTGAAAAACCATGAGGACAAGATGCGTGTGGTTCTGAACAAAGCTGACCAGATCAGCACCCAGCAGCTGATGAGGGTGTATGGTGCCCTCATGTGGTCACTGGGGAAGATCATCAACACCCCTGAAGTGGTCCGAGTGTATATCGGCTCATTTTGGGCTCAGCCACTTATGATTGCAGATAACAGGAAGCTGTTTGAGGCAGAGGAGCAGGACCTCTTCCGGGATATTCAAAGTCTTCCCCGGAATGCAGCTCTACGGAAACTCAACGATCTGATCAAAAGAGCACGTCTCGCTAAGGTGAAACTATGACCTTTTTGCACATTTTGgagcattaaaaaatgtatttagcatGGAtacattcaactgatcaaaaaggatagaaaatgcattaataattatgattataatttatAAACCACCAAAAAAGCatgctagaatgatttctgaaggatcatgtgaaactgaagactggagtagcttatattaaataacttgcactttaaaatagaaatcatatATAAATAGGAAACAGttgtttaattttttcccctcttAATTATGAGGGTTGAAGTTCAATGTGTTGGTCCATGAAAAATGCTTTTATCTGgatatttttaatgaactttAAACTCCAATACGTGTGTACCAGATTGTGGTTTCACTTCTTATTTTCACTTTATGAAATAACCTTATACTTGTGAGAAGTGTAGTTTTGACATGCTAAACTGCACAAATGCTATTTGTATTTAATCTGAGTCCATTTAATACTTTCCTTTTAGGTACAAGCTTACATTATCAGTTCCCTGAAGAAAGAGATGCCAAATGTATTTGGCAAAGACTCAAAGAAAAAAGAGCTTATTAACAACTTGGGCGCTATATATGAGAAGATTCAGAAAGAGCACAACATCTCACCAGGAGACTTTCCTAATTTAAAGAAAATGCAGGTATGACGCCATTAATTTTTATCTAATGAGTTTTATAAAGatcttttgtttaaaaataaaaacacaacacaatattttttttgcaggagTTGCTAGCTGTTCAGGACTTCACCAAATTTCCCACCATTAAACCAAAATTGCTGGAAGCTGTGGAGGACATGCTAGGTAACGACATCGCTAAGCTCATGACGCTGGTCCGTAAGGAGGAGGCCGCCATGCCCAGCCAGTCAGTGAAGGGTGGTGCATTTGAGGGAACCATGAACGGGCCATTTGGTCACGGATATGGAGAAGGTGCAGGTGAAGGCATTGATGAGCTGGAATGGATCGTGGGCCGTGATAAGCCATCCTATGATGAAATATTCTACACGCTCTCACCAATTAATGGGAAGGTATCTGGTGCCACGGCTAAGAAAGAGCTGGTGAAGTCCAAGCTGCCAAACACAGTGCTTGGAAAGATTTGGACTCTGGCAGATGTTGACAAAGACGGCTATCTGGATGATGAAGAGTTTGCACTCGCAAATCACCTGATCAAGGTCAAGCTCGAGGGGCACGAGCTTCCGGCCAAACTGCCGGCTCATCTTGTGCCCCCTTCCAAACGGCAGGAGCAGAATTGAAGAGTCTGTTGGATCTCAGTGGCTCTCAGCTACATTCCAATGTCCCCAAGCCATCTTCTAGCTTGTTCTGACCATTCATTTGACTGACCAGTCTCCAGGAACTCGATTTCTGTCTTAATCAAAAATgcttggcttagaatgataagaCTGAGAAGACAAGAGAAGAACTTATGTGGCAGTGAgagactttttctttctttcttaattttttatatgaattGTAAACCACTATGAGCACAGAAAGAACTGAAAATGATTCTACGGTACTGTTGAATGGGCATTTGATTGAGATTGTAAAGCAGCAGGCAAAAATTGAgtagaattaaaaaacaaatgtgaaaatattCAATACGTGGTACGTAACTCCAAAATGTTGATTGCTGTTTTTCTTCTTTAACTTATTCACTTCCTTTCTGTTTTTGTATACGGTTTGCTTTTGATTTAATATCTCTAAACTTTACCAACATGTATTCTGTTATTTTGTGGGTGAAGCTTTACTTTCCTTTGGGATGTTGGGATCTGAAATGTCACCTTCATGTTGCAATGACCAATAAAAGTATATTTGTAAGCTGTGCCTGTTTTCTCCATTCAGAAACATTTTACAAATTGCATTGTGTAGTGAAACGGACACCACCATTGACAGTTGTCTGTTTTCATGAGTGCTGACAGAAAACTGAACTATATATGTGAAAGCTATGTGGTAGTAAGGAAATGACAGCATCATATTTATCTCTGCTTATCAATGTATGTTGAGACATGTTGTGGTACTTTACTGTACAGATTCTTGTTTCCTTTGGCAGCTATTGGGAGTTTAGCATTGATTTTCTTCTTATGCAGCTGGCTTAGAACACTTAAAATACCGCCTGTAGGTTCCACATTTGTTTGCATTCATGATGTAAAATATTGGGGTCATTTTTtgaggaaattaattattttattgaacaaGGAAGCATCAATTTGAGCAAACGTGATATTTTCACTTAGAatacactggagtaatggctgctgaaaattcagctttgccatcattggaataaaataaaatgtaacaaacatttgaacggtaCTAAACAACTTAATGCATATCCTACTTTGTTTTGGTGTTATGTTCATTTAATTATCACCTTATACTATCAGCATACATTATGTCTGATAGAAACCTCAGTTTACCTCCGTTTGAA
This DNA window, taken from Carassius auratus strain Wakin chromosome 14, ASM336829v1, whole genome shotgun sequence, encodes the following:
- the ehd1a gene encoding EH domain-containing protein 1a, with the translated sequence MFSWSKREGKKEPELFQNVSEGLKRLYRTKLFPLEDTYHFHDFHSPALEDADFDNKPMVLLVGQYSTGKTTFIRHLMEQDFPGMRIGPEPTTDSFIAVMHGEQEGVIPGNALVVDPKKPFRKLNAFGNAFLNRFMCAQLNNPVLESISIIDTPGILSGEKQRISRGYDFAAVLEWFAERVDRIILLFDAHKLDISDEFSEVIKALKNHEDKMRVVLNKADQISTQQLMRVYGALMWSLGKIINTPEVVRVYIGSFWAQPLMIADNRKLFEAEEQDLFRDIQSLPRNAALRKLNDLIKRARLAKVQAYIISSLKKEMPNVFGKDSKKKELINNLGAIYEKIQKEHNISPGDFPNLKKMQELLAVQDFTKFPTIKPKLLEAVEDMLGNDIAKLMTLVRKEEAAMPSQSVKGGAFEGTMNGPFGHGYGEGAGEGIDELEWIVGRDKPSYDEIFYTLSPINGKVSGATAKKELVKSKLPNTVLGKIWTLADVDKDGYLDDEEFALANHLIKVKLEGHELPAKLPAHLVPPSKRQEQN